CGCACAGCCGGTCAGCGCTACGTCGCCCGCCACGGCCAGGGCTACAGCCGCTTCGAGCACGTCTACCGCGGCATCGCGCTCGAGCTTGCGGTGTTCGTCCCGCGGGAAGATCCGATCAAGATCAGTCGCCTCACGATCACGAACGCATCCGGGCGCCCGCGGCGGCTGTCGGTGACGGGGTATGTCGAGTGGGTGCTCGGGGTGACGCGCAGCGCCACCGCGCCGTTCATCGTCACCGGCATCGACGGCGCCACCGGCGCAGTGCTCGCCCGCAACGCCTGGAACACGGAGTTCGCCGGACGCGTGGCGTTCGCCGACCTGGGCGGTGCGCAGACATCGTGGACGGGGGACCGGACGGAGTTCCTCGGCCGCAACGGCACACTCGACGCGCCGGCCGGCCTCGTGCGGGGCGGCCCGCTGTCCGGGCGGGTGGGCGCGGGTCTCGACCCGTGCACGGCGCTGCAGGCGACGATCGAGCTGTCGGCCGGCGCGCAGACCGTGATCACGTTCGTCCTCGGCGAAGCGGCCAGCGAGGGCGAGGCTACCGGGCTGATCGAGCGCTACCGGGCCGCCGACCTCGAGGCCGCGCTGCGAGACGTCGCCGATGACTGGGACCACATCCTGGGCGGTCTGCAGGTGCGCACCCCCGATCGGGCGATGGACGTCCTGCTCAACCGCTGGCTCCTCTACCAGACGCTGACCTGCCGGGTCTGGGCCCGCTCCGCGCTCTACCAGGCCGGGGGGGCATACGGTTTCCGCGACCAGATCCAGGACGGTATGGCCCTGTGCGTGGCCGCCCCGCAGATCGCACGCGCGCACCTCTTGCGCGCCGCTTCGCGCCAGTTCGTGGAGGGCGACGTGCAGCACTGGTGGCACGTCCCGGGCGGGCGCGGCGTCCGGACGCGCATCGCGGACGACTGCGTTTGGCTGCCGTACGCCGCGGCGCACTTCCTGGACGCGACGGGCGACGGCGCGCTGCTGGACGAGGCGGTGTCCTTCCTCTCCGGCCCGCTCTTGGCGCCCGGACAGCACGAGTCGTACTTTCAGCCCGGTGAGTCGGATGAGCGGGCCACCTTCTTCGAGCACTGCGCACGCGCGCTCGACCGCAGCCTGGCCGTCGGCGCCCACGGCCTGCCGCTGATCGGCACGGGGGACTGGAACGACGGGATGAACGCGGTCGGCGCCGAAGGGCGCGGCGAGAGCGTGTGGCTGGGGTGGTTCCTCGTCTCGACGCTCTTCCGGTTCGCGCCGGTGGCCGAGGGGCGCGGTGACACGCGTCGCGCCGAGGCCTGGCGCGCGCACGCGGCGGCGCTGACGACTGCCCTCGAGGTGCACGGCTGGGACGGCGGGTGGTATCGACGCGCCTTCTTCGACGACGGGACGCCGCTCGGCTCGGCCGAGAACGCGGAGTGCCGGATCGACTCGATCGCCCAGTCCTGGGCGGTGATCTCGGGCGCGGCCGAGCCGCAGCGCGCGCGGCAGGCCATGGCGGCCCTCGAAGAACAGCTCATCCGGCGCGACGTGGGCCTCATGCTTCTGTTCACGCCGCCGTTCATGGATGGGGAGGCGGGTGCGACTGCGGGTGAGGCGACGGATGCGGTGAGGGCTGCGTCGACGGCTGCGTCGACAGCTGATGCGCCGGATGCAATGACCGAGGCAACGGCGATTGCGTCGAAGACCGTCGACCCCGGCTACATCAAGGCCTACCCCGCCGGCATTCGCGAGAATGGCGGCCAGTACACCCACGCGGCACTGTGGAGCGTGATCGCGTTTGCCGAGCTCGGGGAGGGCGACAAGGCGCACGAGCTGTTCACGATGCTGAGCCCGATCCGCCTGGCGAGCGATCCGGAGGCCGTCGAACGCTACAAGGTCGAGCCGTACGCCGTCGCCGCCGACGTCTACGCCGAGCCGGCGCACGTCGGCCGCGGTGGCTGGACGTGGTACACGGGTTCGGCGGCGTGGATGTACCGCGCCGGCGTCGAGTGGCTGCTGGGCTTCCGCGTCCGGGGGTCGCACGTCGAGATCGATCCGTGCATCCCGCGCGAGTGGCCGGGGTTCGAGATCACGCTGCGGTACGGGGCGTCGCGCTACGCGGTGACCGTGGAGAACCCGCGCGGCGTGCAGCGGGGGGTGGTGCGGATCGAGGTGGACGGCGTGGCGCTGGCGGCGGGCACAGGGACGGCGCGGGTGGAGCTGACGGACGATGGGGGGCGGCACGAGGTGCGGGTGGTGATGGGGTGATGGACCCATCGGATCGGCTCGGCGCCCTGCCTGACCCGACTTGGTCCACGGGCAGGTTGCGCGCCAAACGCTACAATCGAACTGCGGCCCGGCGGTCGTGAGCCCGCCCAGCCGCGGGCGGCGAATCGATCCCTCTGAGGAGCCACGGATGACGAACGACCGGGTCAGCGTCCACGTCTTCGACCGCAGCGGCCAACTCGTCGGCCCGATCGACGTGCCGCGCGTCGTGAAGACGGACGGCGAGTGGCGCGCCCAGCTCACGGCCGAGCAGTTCGCGGTCGCGCGCGGCAAGGGCACGGAGCGGCCGTTCTGCGGCACGCTGCTGGACAACAAGCGATCCGGCGTCTACGCCTGCGTCTGCTGCGCGCTGCCGCTCTTCAGCTCGGGCGCCAAGTTCGACTCCGGCACGGGCTGGCCGAGCTTCTTCCAGCCCGTCGCCGAGGCGAACGTCGTCACCGAGGTCGATCGCAGCCACGGCATGTCGCGCTCGGAGATCCTCTGCGCCCGGTGCAGCTGCCACCTCGGCCATGTCTTCCCCGACGGGCCGCCGCCGACGCGGCTGCGGTTCTGCGTGAACTCGGAGTCCCTCGTGTTCGTGGACGACGGGGCATTGGCTGGCCTCGGGGTGTCGGAGGTCTAGGCGGACACGGCGACGGGCCTCGGCAACGGGTGCATCGCAACACGGGTGCATCGCAACCTGTAGGCCGCGTCAGCGCAGATCGAACAGCGCGTCGGCCACCTCGATTGCCCCCTCCCACCCCCATCCGTGGTCCTCGACCGACCACCACGCGCTCAACACCGCCTGCGCCGCGCCCCAGGCCGCGAGCCGCTCGCGATCGAGCGCGAGCGACTCGGACAGGATCGCGATCCGACGCGCCGAAATCTGCCGTGCCCGTCGCTGCCCGCCCGACAGCAGCCACGGCAGCGGGTTGCGCAGCAGCGCCCCGACCTCGTAGGCCGGCTCGCCGAGGACGCCCTGCGGGTCGATCGCCAACCAGCCGGAGGGCGAAGCGTCGTTCTCTTTGGCTTGTGTGCCGGCGCTTGAGCGGAGGATGTTGCCGTGGTGCAGATCGCCGTGGAGGAGCGCGGCCGGTGCCGACCCCGCGATCAGCTCGGCGAACGTCGCCTCGGCGCGCCCGACGAGACCGGCCGGCAGCGGTCCGGTGCCGCCGTCGAAACGGGCGCGGAGCCGATCGAGGCCGCGCGCCCGGTCGGCGACGGTCGGCCACGCGAAGGCCGCCGCGACCGGCGGGCGGCAGAGGCCCCGCATGACCTCGGCCGCCGCCCTCGTCGCATCGTCGTCCCGACCGGCATCGACCCATTCGGTGAGCGACGTGCCCGGCAGGACCCGCCGCAGGAGCAGCACGCCGTGTGCCTCGTCGGACGCCAGCAGCTCGACCGCGCCGCGGCCGCCGAATGCCTGCAGCGCGGCGCGTTCCGCCGCAAGGCCGCGCCCGGGCGGTGCCGCCTTGATCACGACGTGCGACCCGTCGTCGCGCACCGCCGGGGCAACATAGGCGTAGCTGAGCGGTGCGAACGGCGGCTCGACGGTGAGGCGCCACCGTTGGCCGCATGCGACGAGGAGGGAGGGGAGGCCGTCGAGCCACGTGAGGGCGGCTGGGCCGTGGATATCGTGAAGGGTCTGGCGGAGAGTGGGCGGAATCGGCATCGGGGGATCCTCCTCGACTTGCGACGATGCGCCACCGGCGGATCACCCGGCGATGCATCGCGGGCCTACAATGACGACGCCTGATCAAGCCGCCCAGGAGCGCACGTGAACGCCACCGCGACCGAAGCCGCGTCCATCGGACACGATGCCGACCACTACGCCGAACTGCCCGTCTGGGCCGTCGTCGGCGCCTCCAACGCCCGGCACAAGTACGGCAACCGGATCTACCGCACCCTCCGCGAGGCCGGCTACCGCGTCTACGCCGTGAACCGGCATCAGGCGATCATCGAGGGCGACACGGCCTACGCCCGCGTCACCGACCTGCCGGAGGCGCCCGACGTCGTGAACCTCGTCGTGCCGCCCGACCGGGCGCTGGCCGTCGTGCAGGACGCGCACGCAGCGGGGGCCAAGGCGGTCTGGTTCCAGCCGGGCGCCGAGGATGCCGCCGCGGCCGCTTGGGCAACGGCCCACGGAATGGATGTCATCCACGCCTGCATCCTCGTGGCCCACAACCGGCGCGGGCCGGGGGCGGGCGCCGGAGACCGTACGGACGGGTGATCTCGTCCGACCCATCCGGGCCGCGCCCCTACCGGGCGGCGGTCTCGAGGCGTACCTCCACCCGTCGTCCACGGATCGTCGCCGCGCCGAGCGCCGTGACGACGGACGCGGCGATCTCGTCGGGAACCTCGACGATCGCGAACCGATCCGCGATCTCGATCGCCCCGATGAGCCGTGGGCTGACGCCGGCCTCGTTCGCGATCGCGCCGACGAGGTCGGCCGGGCGGACGCCGGCGGTGCGGCCGGCGCCGATAAAGATCCGCGCCACCTGCCACGGCGTCGTGCCGCGGCGCCCGCGGCCGCCGGCGCTCCCGCCGCTGCTGAACGTGCCCCCGGCACCACCGCCGAAGCCCCCGCCGCGCGCCGGCCTGTCGTCGCCCCGCGGCCGGCCCTGGCCGCGCCCGCTCGGCGGGGCGTAGGGCTCGCGCATCATCGCCGCCGGGATTTCCTCGGCGTCGCCCGCCCCGGCCTGCGCCGCGTGCGCCAGCTTCACGGCGGCCGCGGCGATGTCCATCACGTCGTAGCTGTCGGACAGCGCGTCGACGATCACCCGGAAGGTGTCGAAATCGCCCTCCTCGAGCGCCTCCTCGACGGCGGCGCGCGTCTGCTGCATCTGCCGCGCGCGCAGGTCGGCGACGGTCGGCACGGTGGCTTGCTCAATCCGCTGACCGGTGAAGTGCTCGATGTTTCGCAGCAGCCGGCGCTCGCGCGGCTCGGCCAGCGTGATCGCCATGCCGGCGCGGCCGGCGCGGCCCGTTCGGCCGATGCGGTGGAGGTAGACCTCGGGCGAGACCGGCACGTCGTAGTTGATCACGTGGGAGACGTGCTCGATGTCCAATCCGCGCGCCGCGACGTCGGTGGCCACGAGCAGGTCGGTCGTCTCGTCGCGGAAGCGCCGCATGACGCGGTCGCGCTGCTCCTGCGACAGGCCGCCGTGCAGCGCTTCGGCGCGGTAGCCGCGGGCGTTCAGCGCCTCGGTCAGCGTGTCCACTTCCGTCCGGGTTCGGCAAAAGACGATCGCCGAGCCGGGCGGCTCCATGTCCAGGATCCGCCCGAGGGCGTTCAGCTTGTGCGCCCGCTGGACGAGGTAGCCCACCTGCGGGACGAGGGGCGCCTCGCCCGCCGCGGCGGCCTCGCGTTGGACGTTGATCGTCACGGGCTCGCGCAGGTGCCGCTTGGCCAGCGCCGCCACGCGCGGCGCCAGCGTCGCCGAGAAGAGGACGGTCTGGCGGGTCGCGGGCGTCGTGGACAGGATGGCCTCGAGGTCCTCGGCGAAGCCCATGTCCAGCATCTCGTCCGCCTCGTCCAGCACGACGGTCCGCACGCTCTCCAGAACGAGCGAGCCGCGCTTGAGGTGGTCGACGGCGCGCCCGGGGGTGGCGACGACGATGTCGACGCCGCGGTGGAGCGCGCGCAGCTGTTGGCTGATCGCCTGGCCGCCGTACACCGGCAGGACGGAGACGCCGAGGGCCTTGCCGTAGCGGTGCAGCGCCTCGGCCACCTGGACCGCCAGCTCGCGCGTGGGCACGAGGACCAGGGCGTGCGGTCCCGGACCGACGAGGTCGGCGCCTTCGGCGCGCAGCGCGCCGAGGATGGGCAGCGCGAAGGCGGCGGTCTTGCCCGTCCCGGTGGCCGCCTGGCCGACGAGGTCGCGGCCGGCGACGAGGACCGGGATCGCCTCGCGTTGGATGGGCGTGGGCTCCTCGTAGCCGAGGTCGGACAGCACGGCCAGGAGGCGGGGGTCGAGGCCGAGGTCGGCGAAGGCGGAGGGGGGCGGGGTTTGGGGCAGGTCGGTCATCGTCAATGGCCTCGGGTTGGCGTGCCGGGGGCGTCCGGTCGACCGTCTACAGTAGCACGCTCGGCAGGATTGGGCGCGGAACTCGACCATCATCGGCCGGCCGGCGATCACGGACTGCCCGTCGACGCCTCCTTTTTGAGCACGGGCAGGTGGATGCGCCCCCCCTGTCCTTGTCCCGGCTCCTTCGTCGCCTCCGGGGTCACGGTCGGCCCCGCTGACGTCGGCCGCGGTCCGGGCGGCGTGGCCGTCGGGATGGCGACCGTCGGGCCGCCGGGCCGCCGCGTGGCGGTCGCCGTCGCGGGCCCCGGCCGTGTGGCAGAGGGCGTCGGGCCGGCCGTCGGCACGGTGGCGGACGGCGAAGGTCCGGTGGTCGGCGTCGGCGTGGGCGGCGGCGGCGAGCCGACGCTCGGGCCGTCGTAGCGCAAGCTCGTGCAGTTGCCGGCGTGGTCGCAGACGGACATCGACGCACCGCTCACGACGTACGTCGCGTGGCACCGGATCACGGCCGCGTACGTCCGTGCCTTCAGCCGATCGCCGGCTGCCCCGTCCGCCAGCTGTTCGGCCAGCGCCAGGTGCCACGGCGAGCGGTAGGGCGCCGCGTCGACGACGACCGCGTTGCCGCAGTCGCCCGGCAGCTGCACGTGGCTCGCGTCAAGGCTGAAGTCCTCGAACCGCAGCTCGAAGCCGATCCCGCCGTCGTCCGGCTGGGCAAACCCGCCCAGAAAGCGCGGCGCCAGCGTGTCCACGATACCGCTCCACAGCGCCTTCGGCTCGGCGTCGAAGTTGAGCAGGGCGTCGACGCCGCGGGCCTTCACGTCGTAGTAGCCCTCGACGCCGGACGGCAGACCGGTCGACCACGTTGCCGCCTCGATCGGGTCGGCGCCGAGGCCGGCCACCGTCGCATCCGTCCAGCGCGCAGCCGCCAGCGCGGCCACCTCAAGCGGCGGGAGGGCGCGGCGGTAGACCCGCAGATCGTCGAGCGCATAGCGTTGGGTCGGACTCTGGTGGACGAAGCGCAGCTCGGCGGCGCCGGCGCCCACACCGGAGCCGCCGGTGATGACGTCGCTCCGCAGCAGCACGCCGTCCTGATACGTCGACAGCGCGCCGGCGACGTCGTCCCAGACGACGACGTAGTGGTGCCAGCCGCGCGCGTCGCCGACTTGCGCCGGGTACACCAAGTCGTGGATCTCGGGCGACAGCCCGCCGCCGTCGAACCCGACGGTGTTGCCGCCGTACGCCAATCGCCCCTGGTTCATGTCCTCGAGCCACAGCGCGATCGAATACGACTCGCC
Above is a window of Candidatus Avedoeria danica DNA encoding:
- the msrB gene encoding peptide-methionine (R)-S-oxide reductase MsrB, whose translation is MTNDRVSVHVFDRSGQLVGPIDVPRVVKTDGEWRAQLTAEQFAVARGKGTERPFCGTLLDNKRSGVYACVCCALPLFSSGAKFDSGTGWPSFFQPVAEANVVTEVDRSHGMSRSEILCARCSCHLGHVFPDGPPPTRLRFCVNSESLVFVDDGALAGLGVSEV
- a CDS encoding phosphotransferase, translating into MPIPPTLRQTLHDIHGPAALTWLDGLPSLLVACGQRWRLTVEPPFAPLSYAYVAPAVRDDGSHVVIKAAPPGRGLAAERAALQAFGGRGAVELLASDEAHGVLLLRRVLPGTSLTEWVDAGRDDDATRAAAEVMRGLCRPPVAAAFAWPTVADRARGLDRLRARFDGGTGPLPAGLVGRAEATFAELIAGSAPAALLHGDLHHGNILRSSAGTQAKENDASPSGWLAIDPQGVLGEPAYEVGALLRNPLPWLLSGGQRRARQISARRIAILSESLALDRERLAAWGAAQAVLSAWWSVEDHGWGWEGAIEVADALFDLR
- a CDS encoding CoA-binding protein, which encodes MNATATEAASIGHDADHYAELPVWAVVGASNARHKYGNRIYRTLREAGYRVYAVNRHQAIIEGDTAYARVTDLPEAPDVVNLVVPPDRALAVVQDAHAAGAKAVWFQPGAEDAAAAAWATAHGMDVIHACILVAHNRRGPGAGAGDRTDG
- a CDS encoding DEAD/DEAH box helicase; this translates as MTDLPQTPPPSAFADLGLDPRLLAVLSDLGYEEPTPIQREAIPVLVAGRDLVGQAATGTGKTAAFALPILGALRAEGADLVGPGPHALVLVPTRELAVQVAEALHRYGKALGVSVLPVYGGQAISQQLRALHRGVDIVVATPGRAVDHLKRGSLVLESVRTVVLDEADEMLDMGFAEDLEAILSTTPATRQTVLFSATLAPRVAALAKRHLREPVTINVQREAAAAGEAPLVPQVGYLVQRAHKLNALGRILDMEPPGSAIVFCRTRTEVDTLTEALNARGYRAEALHGGLSQEQRDRVMRRFRDETTDLLVATDVAARGLDIEHVSHVINYDVPVSPEVYLHRIGRTGRAGRAGMAITLAEPRERRLLRNIEHFTGQRIEQATVPTVADLRARQMQQTRAAVEEALEEGDFDTFRVIVDALSDSYDVMDIAAAAVKLAHAAQAGAGDAEEIPAAMMREPYAPPSGRGQGRPRGDDRPARGGGFGGGAGGTFSSGGSAGGRGRRGTTPWQVARIFIGAGRTAGVRPADLVGAIANEAGVSPRLIGAIEIADRFAIVEVPDEIAASVVTALGAATIRGRRVEVRLETAAR